aatttccccagtggaactcgagtcttaaagactcgagttccagctggggaatttttttcccccccaTCCCCTGTTTAGGCCGAGAGCCTTCAAAAACAGGggattgggggaaaaaaaatttccccagtagaactcgagtctttaagactcgagttccagctggggaatttttttcccccaaatccCCTGTTTAGGCCGAGAGCCTACAAAAACAGGGGATTTGGGGGAAAAAATTTTccccagtggaactcgagtctttaagactcgagttccagcTGAGGAAATTTTTTCCCCCAAATCCCCTGTTTAGGCCGAGAGCCTGCAAAAACAGgggatttggggaaaaaaaatttccccagtggaactcgagtcttaaagactcgagttccagctgggaaattttttttccccaaatcccCTGTTTAGGCCGAGAGCCTTCAAAAACAGGGGattggggggaaaaaaatttccccagtggaactcgagtctttaagactcgagttccactggggaaatttttttccccaaatcccCTGTTTAGGCCGAGAGCCTGCAAAAACAGGggattgggggaaaaaaaatttccccagtggaactcgagtcttaaagactcgagttccagctgggacattttttttccccaaatcccCTGTTTAGGCCGAGAGCCTTCAAAAACAGGGgattgggggaaaaaaatttccccatggaactcgagtcttaaagactcgagttctactggggaaattttttttcccttaatccCCTGTTTAGGCCGAGAATATTGTGGATTACTAATATTCTTAATAAATATTTGGATTGGGTCAAGTGATTATCTTATCTTGAATCAAGTAGTTCAATTCTCATTAAGAtagaataaattattttaattaaattatattaccaaaattatcaagtaatttattaattttatgcgTAGTTTATTCTATGTAAAACTCACACAGCCGTGCCATAATCCGataaaaataagctcatccaagtgCACACATTCTCACAAAGCCATGCCATAGATGCATGTCGGTAAGAAAAGCAAGcactaaaagctaaaaagtaTGTAGAGAAGCTTTAACAAGAGTTTCTATGAACATAATGTGCCAAAATTGATTGGAACTCTGTCAAATCTGGAATTCATCATTCTTAACAGACCTTCCGTGTGCAATAATGAAATAACAAATACACAACTAAAATGCAATGACAGACCCTCCATGTTCAAAATCCAACATTTCACTTGTAAATGGCAGGTTAAGTAATCAAGAACAGTAGCAGAAGTACAATTACAAAGTTATGCATACCATATCAAACCAAACAGCAGCGCCTTTAATAACTTACCTACGCAAAAATGAGTGATGTAAACGTTGAATCACACGTTATGCAAAACTATATGCCGTTAAATCAGTGGTTTAGTACATTAGTCACTAGTGAAAATTCTATACAAAGTTTTGcttcaagaaaattttgttaGCATTGTAGCTGTACTAAAAGGAGAATTTGGAaacttcttcatcttcatcctcatcctcatctatagcatcttcatcatcagTAAATCTctcataatcatcatcatcatcatcttctatttcttcatcttcctcatccATCATGGTTTTACTCCTATCTCCTTTGTCCTTCAGACCAGTGCTCAAGACAACAGTTTCTCCCCCAGATTTCTCCATATCCTTCCTCAATTTATCCAAGTTCTCCTTCCTGCGATCTTCCTCCAAACGTTGCTTCTCTGCCCATCTCTTGTCAAGATCAGCCTCGGCACTTGCTTCAATGGCCTTGAAGAAGGCATCTATTCCAGCACCAGAAACAGCAGACACACCAACTGACCGTAAATTCTTGTAGAACTCATCCAGCACAAGGGCAAGGCTCTGAGTTAGAGTAGATGTGTATGAGCTGTCTGAACTTACTGCTGCGTGAAAGGCCTCAAAGTCATCCATCCACTGCATGCACATCAGCATTCAAGAGAAGGatataaatacaaaacaaaatctgCTTGTATATATATGCAAGTTAACTAGACGATAAAGGGAATGGAGAAAAAATTAGTGTCACAAGCAAAGGGTGAGAAAACAGCTGCAGAATCAGATTTAGACCATCATACCAAATACTTGGTTTAAAAGAGGCAAAAGGAAGagtcaaatttaaattttcagaaaatatgAGAAGTGGAGAGAATTAAGgatatttactttttctttcttttttcatcatttGGCTTTgaaaagaaaggagcaaaaatatttagaataatttttaaaaataaataaaaaagactaaCCAGCTGAGGTAGAATTCCAAAATAACCTTGGCAATCAAACATGATAGAAATGAACATTATATTTTTCTGTTAGAACCACTAACAAAATTTGGCATGATAGAAAACGCACAGCTTTGTGTAATACAAATTCAACTAGGCTAAAAAGATCCCAAACACTAATGAGTTTACCCTAATTTAGCTTCTCAATGCACCAAACAGACTGGGTACCTgaataagtcttttttttttttaatatagggTAATCAAAGTTTTATTGCTTGCTTGACTAATGAAATTGTTAGTTTGCACTTTGGGGTTTAGTTCCAAAGGTTCACCAACATaagaaatattcaaaatttatcagCAAACAGAAGCatcagtactttttttttttgggggtaactAGAAAGCTAGAAGCACAGGGGTTTAAATAATGTAACTTCAACGTAAATTATGTACTTGAAGGGTCAAGTAAAAACAAACCTCCAAGGCAAATTGatgttgagccacatcagtcTTGTTGAATGCCAGCACAAGAGGCAACCTTGTCTTGTAAAGTATACTACAAGCATATAACATATTGCTCATGAAAGTGTCTGGACTTGAGGAACGAGGCGTATCAACTACATAAGTGACAACAGTAGGGAAGGTTGAAGCAAAAGCTTCTGTAGTAATAGCACCAGAAGCAGACCAAGTAAATATTTCAATTTGTCCAGGAGTATCCACAAGAACATAATCAAGCTGATCAGCTCGCTTCTCGATAACAGAAACAACCTGATACAAGGCATCATAAAGATCATTATACAAACAAATACTTGGTGAAAAATGGAACAAACAATAAATGAGGGTAAAAGATTTTGAAATGAGAACATAAACCAATCCAGAGATATATAATCACCAGCCGAGGACATAACCCCTAATATTCGAAGCTTCGGTGTGGCAAACCAACCGATGAAGAAACGTTGTTTTTCCACTCCCTAAGAAAATCCGTATAACATCTTTCAGTCTTTATCTCCAAACAGTAAACATACCACAAAGttcccaaaaatccaaacccataTAAATCAACGAAAAGACAACCAATAATACTTTTAAACAAAACCGATTAGGGTTAATTTAATCACCTGCCATCCCTACAACAATGATGATAACTGGTTTTCTCTTGAAGTTGGTTGACGAAGTCCCAGCCTGGCCAGATGATGATCCCTCAATATTTAGCTTATCCATTGTCTCAGCAAGCTCCTCTTTTTCTTTACCCTTTGCCTTTGACATAGattcaatcaatgaaaaatCAGTACTGTGCATCATCCAACTAACAAAATTAAGCTAAATCTTACATTAATCAGGGACTACAAGTGTTACAGAAaacgaaaaaacaaaaaatcagatACTGAATCTGCGAATCAtgggtttatatatatttataaaaattgggACCTAGCCAGCAAAACCTAGATTCATATATACCTAGGGTGCAACTACTGGCATTCTTTCAAAGATCTTTTCCACAGTAAAACTAAAATATCAAAGCACTAAAAAAGCACGCTTCCCTATATAATGAAcattatcttatttttcttttgaaaaataaataaaaatttattatttttaaggtaTTTAAAATACTAGGATGGACATAATATTTGATGAGTAGTATTGAATTAGCACCGTTGACCATATTCTtggttccaacttccaagaCAAACTCAGTGACATTGCTGCCATCAGATGGCAATAAATAGCATCTATGAGGATAGGAGGCATGCATCCAATACAAGTGACACATGCATAACAAGTCAATACTAATATGAAAGACAAAATACAGTATGACAATGCTCTAgtgataaattgataataaacAATTCcgaggaaaaaaattaaaaaactatgagaagaataagagaagaagaagaagaaaaatgctaaaatattaTGACTTTAGCACTTACTCAAGGTTCGCCAATTTTGCGTTTTTTAACCCTTGTGTAATGTTTGGGCGGGGGAGGAGGCTGCGGGGCATCATCCTTAGGCTCATCATCATGCTGCAAATTCCATTAGATGCATGCAATCAAGATTCTAATTAATGTTATCATTAGAATAAAGTCATAATCAAAATATGTGCATTTGAATTCTAATTAATGTTATCATACCATAGAGCTACCTCGGTGTCCTATTTTGTGTCCACCTGTCCCACAAGTGGGTGCTCTTCTAGTGCGCTGCGGTCTACCTCGTGGAGGTGAGGGCTGATGAGGGGGATGCTCGTTTGGTACATCAGTATGTGGCTGTACAGTGTCAATCCCAACCGGAGGTCCCAGAGGGTCAGATGAAGATGCGGTAGGTGGGTAATGATGCTCTAAGTAGAGGCCAGGAGTGGGTGCAGTAGAGCTGGTAGGTGGGTAAGAGGGTGTCTCGGGGAGTATAGGAGGGGTCACATTGTAATCAATACCGAGATCAAAATTGGGCTGCGAAGGTGGGCTAGGTGAACGGACCTCGGGCTGAAGAGATGCATCTGGGATGTGTGGAGGGACCTCAAGCTGAGGAGATGAGTGCGGGATGGGTGCAGGCATCTCAGGACTAGTTACAACCCGAGGGGTTGTTGCACGCCGACCACGGCCCCTAGCTGCACTTGTGCTTGGGCTTGCTGTAGCAGGCATACCACGGCCCCTGGTTGCACTTGTACTTGGGCTTGCTGTAGCAGGCCGACCACGGCCCCTAGCTGCGCTTGTGCTTGGGCTTGCAATAGCACGCTGAGCACGGGTCCGTGTACTTATGGGTGCTGCGCTTGTGCTTGGGATTTCAGTAGCTGTTGGTTCAGTCTCATGGCCATTGTCTGCCTCCTCATTTGCTACAGGATCACGACCAAGGCCAACCACATTATTTAGGACACGCCGAACATGGTTGTGAGCTTCGCTGCCTTCAGGAAGCATCGCCAACAGCGCTAAATGGCTTTGAATCTGAAACGGAGAAAGAACCAGTACAATCATATTTGAGACAGTTAtgtataaattaatgaaataggcAATATAGTACTTACTAATCTACTCAAATACTCAACTAGAAACTAACAGTTTTATTAGAGTACTATATGTAACAGAAACTCTTTAATCAGATATGTTTTTATAATTCATAGAAACTGATTCTACGTTCATACATGTACTCAAGTAAAACGAAATAGgcaataaaatctaattagaacaCATTACCATTATATCTAATTTAGCGCTGTTGCGGTCGACATACTTTCGAGTGACCGGACGGTACCAGACGTAATAGGCATGATCGCGGGGCATCTCACCAATCTGAGGAGGTGCATGACAAAGTTGTTGTCGTCTCATTTCCCATGAAATGATATACGGTCCATGCTCCTCCCTCCAATTCTTTTCCACCTTCCCACGTAAGTCAATTTTATGCAGTCTATCTTCGTAGAAAACATCGTCAGGCTGCTGCTGCGCCAACCCAAACTGTCGAAGGACACGGTCCGGGTAGTGTCTCTCTACTATGCAAAAACATAGAAGCGGCACCCTGGCTGTCCACGTATCCCTCCCTGCAACGCAGAACTCAGGAAGGTGGCCGAAGTCTGCCTCATATGGCTGCCACACAATCtacaatagaaacaaaaaacaattatcatagcATCTTAAAAGGTGAAAGAAGGGAGAATACAtagataaaaggaaaaaccacaattttaacaaaagataTGTTAAAGGATGAAGCAATCATATTCTTAAGGGAAATGATTATAACCAAACCGAATTTTTGAATGTTATTACCTGGTCTGGCTGCATTGTCACTAATTGCTCGCGATAGCGGATCAAGGCCGTGCCACCTGGCCTACTCTTCGGGCttcgcacccgcacccacctacAATTATGAGCAAATAACATAAGAACGATAATACAATTTAGTTATTAAGAAGAGTACATTGCATAACAAACTAAATATTAGGAAAACACTTACTTAAATGCAAGTGGAGCATATGGCCATGGGCCATAATCACATCCAGGTGGGGGCTCTATCCTCGGGCACAAGAATGGCAACCTTGCCCATGCCCAATACTGGACCAAGGTGCACGCCCCACCAATCTGCGATGCGCCTTTCTCACTAGCTCGACACAACTCCCTGTACAACCAGGCCAAGCAACCACTACCCCAACTATACTGCCGCGGATCACGAAGGTTGCGCATAAACTCCAAGAACATCAGATGCACCCTATCTCCTGACTTGTCCATGAAAAGTTTATCCCCTACTAGCGCTAAAATATAGCACCGGGCATACCGGTGTATCTGAATCTCTGTTGCGTCCTCAGGCAGTGGTGCTGCAATGGCCTCAACAAGTCGGCTGATGAGAATTCTTTGGCCCACCAAAGTTTTATTGTCATTCGGCGGAGTAAATCCAAGCAACTCCCCGCACACATCCCTCCAAGTCCCATCCTCCACAGCAGTCGGTCCAACCAAGACCTCACCGTCTATAGGAAGTCCAAAAATTACCTCCACATCTTGTAGGGTGATTGTCATCTCACCATGTGGAAGATGAAACGTATGAGTCTCCGGCCGCCATCGCTCAACTAGGGCCGATATTAGGCAATAATCGATCTCTTTGGAAGGGGCTCTAAACAATCCTTCCAACCTTAGCAATTTGATAATGTCAATCACCCGATTATCTTCCATCTGAACGTTTGCCATCTCCTTAGTGCGACCACGGCACACAAGTGGGCCCGGGTCCtacaaattcaataaaaatttttgcGGTTGTTAGAACTAGAAATACGACTTTGAAAGAACTTGCTAActaaaagtcaaagtcaacgtAAAAATTAAAGCGGTTGTTAGAACTAGAAATTTCACCTCGCCATTCCAAATGGCCTCTGATCGGTGATATCGCTGTCGCGTCAACACTGAATCCTGTAGCGGACCGGGGTGCAAGCACTGTAGCTCCTCATTGATCTGAGGCTCCATACTGCAAAGACAATTAAAAAGGTTATGAAAACCCCAATTTCTCTGTGCCAATGTTTGATAAGAGTTCATATATTTTCATTCCATCaccttcaaaattatatatatatatatatatatatatatagaagattCAAATGACAGTTAAACATTACAAGTGCATACAAACTAGATAAgaacagaattttttttctaaataacaataaatattaaaaaatttagttagttgtcacgtttcaaaacaatgttgaaaactagcatctcgagtgttcCTCCACTCGAGTTCCAATATAAAAGTCGAGTTTTTAAATCTCGATTTATAAGAGGATGGGTTTAAAGTGAGAAAAAATTGAcgtaaaaatcgagttttaaagactcgatttccataaattacagaaaaacgctgctatagggctttaaaacgtcactataggacttaaaaacgccactatagggctccctaaacctgatacttataaaaaaaaatttgcaggaaaacaccactatagggctttaaaatgtCACTGTAAGGCTTAAACAGAGGGTATGTGAACCACTTACAATTCGCCCCAACAGAGGGTAACCTCATGTAATTTCCCGAgaatttgagtttgtgaacTTACTTTTACTTTTGGTTAGTTTATTATGTTCTAATATGTTCAACAGTTTGGCCGAGAGAAAAGAACCCAGAAACCCAAAACCTAAACTTAGACAATAGCTATAGCAAATCATGCAAAACCACTAAATCATCAACTTGTagaacaaaccaacaaattcaaacatgatgcaaaaccaattacatcaaattcaatcattttttaaaaaacacaattaataaaaaaataaaataaaaaaaaaataaaaacccaaaaagatccAAACCCTAGGTCAAATCATGAAATTCATAAATCtaaaattggagagagagagagagaggagtctAAGAAGCAAAAACGAGAAAGCACtcagaagaaagagagagtacctTCGGACAAGACTATACAAGTACACAACGCAAAGCCATCACACAACTTATAATCTAAGCAAACCAACAACACAACAGTAATAATCAAAGCTAACAAGAACCCACTTTGCACTATGGAAATCTCATGGTCAATGAGCACATTAAGTGATTTGATCGTTATATCCTAAAATGGTGTGTTGGAACTTTCATATGATCAGATACCATCTAATAATGACTTTTTCtcattcataattttaaaaagagctTAATCCACAACAAAACAACTTGATAGCATTTAAGTCTATAAGatattgataatttgttttatatattctccattgcttaaatgataagaaaaaatgttttaaattgttaatttatataaaatacaatTTCCTTTAAGTTTGGGATGTTGGATACCCACTTGTTTTAAAGAGAATCCACATTCCTACAAAAAAGGGGGTTGAAGGAGAATCCAGATACCCCTGGCATCTGATTCCTTGGTATGATTTGAAACCAAACATGAAAATCTTTATACATTCCTGGGAATTCTAAAACATTATCCTATACCAAACGCCATAAGGTTCAATGAAGgcaaattcttttctttttttgttgcttaTTTTGGGCCTCCAATTGGAACCcaaagtgattaaaaaaaattgtactaaatAGAGAGCCCAACGGCCCAAGCccaaattgatttaaaaaaaaaccctgtgTCACCCTAACCTAATCTACAAAAGacagaagagaagaaaagagactAGAGAATAGAGAGTCGACGATGAATctgagtttgagatttttttttattttatttttatatatattttatgttgctAGGTGACAAGGATAAATGAGTTTATGATATTAGTGATGAATCTAAGTTTGGTGATGCCCATGAAAATCAAGTGAATGAACCTCCAAATATTAGGAGATTTTGATAATTATCTAATGGATAATGCAGGCCATGTGGCTGCAAACAATGATGAGAATGTTGTTTATGATAATCAACCCAACTTTGAGGAATCCATTCAAGATAACCAAAACTTTGGCCTTGATGATTGAGTGTGATTGTGGTGTTATTTGAAACATTGTTATTTGCTTCGGATTGTTTATGCGAAAAATTATGTATTGTTATTTGCTTTGTGTTGTTTATGCAAGACATTATGTATATTTGTGGTGTTAGAACTTAAAAGTTGGTATTAGTAAGTtgtaactttaaattttaaactttgtttatttatttgtaatttggtaCATTCCCTTTTATTAGTAATTTCACTGATTTGTGtcaaaattacttttgttcaatatttctttcacattatgaattataattataagtattttttcatatttttctttagttcgaaattaagattttatgaTCCTCATGCCAATCCTATAATCTAATCCCTGGACCCTCTCACCGATCCTGTGTAGGATCTTGATCCTAATAACCTTTTATGTAACTAAGATGAAGTTATATAAATTTTCCTAGATTATATCTAGGaataagtaatatatataaatatatatatatatatatatatatatatgtatatataaaacacaaaataaatatagcTAAATCTTTATCATATCGTGTTATGTAATATAGTGCTAAAATCACGAATCTATAATCCCAAGATTCGATCTATCAAGATTAAGCTCGATATGTCGAGATCTAGCCTTTTCGAATGGTCAAGCAGGTATTGAAAGGAGTCAAAAACTTGTATCTGGCATAGTGTTGTTATTTGCTTTGTGTTGTTTATGCAAGACATTATGACTGTTTGTGGTGTTAGAACTTAAAACTTGGTATTGGTAAGTTGTAActttaaattttgaactttgtttatttatttgtaatttggtaCATTCCCTTTTATTAGTAATTTCACTGATTTGTGttaaaattacttttgttcaatatttcttttacattatgaattataattataagtattttttcatatttttctttagttggaaattaagattttatgaTCCTCATGCCAATCCTATAATCTAATCCTTAGACCCTCTCACCGATCCTGTGTAGGATCTTGATCCTAAAAACCTTTTATGTAACTAAGATGAAGTTATATAATTTTTCGTAGATTATATCTAGGaataagtaatata
This DNA window, taken from Quercus robur chromosome 2, dhQueRobu3.1, whole genome shotgun sequence, encodes the following:
- the LOC126701432 gene encoding GPN-loop GTPase QQT2-like, with translation MSKAKGKEKEELAETMDKLNIEGSSSGQAGTSSTNFKRKPVIIIVVGMVVSVIEKRADQLDYVLVDTPGQIEIFTWSASGAITTEAFASTFPTVVTYVVDTPRSSSPDTFMSNMLYACSILYKTRLPLVLAFNKTDVAQHQFALEWMDDFEAFHAAVSSDSSYTSTLTQSLALVLDEFYKNLRSVGVSAVSGAGIDAFFKAIEASAEADLDKRWAEKQRLEEDRRKENLDKLRKDMEKSGGETVVLSTGLKDKGDRSKTMMDEEDEEIEDDDDDDYERFTDDEDAIDEDEDEDEEVSKFSF
- the LOC126714271 gene encoding serine/threonine-protein phosphatase 7 long form homolog translates to MANVQMEDNRVIDIIKLLRLEGLFRAPSKEIDYCLISALVERWRPETHTFHLPHGEMTITLQDVEVIFGLPIDGEVLVGPTAVEDGTWRDVCGELLGFTPPNDNKTLVGQRILISRLVEAIAAPLPEDATEIQIHRYARCYILALVGDKLFMDKSGDRVHLMFLEFMRNLRDPRQYSWGSGCLAWLYRELCRASEKGASQIGGACTLVQYWAWARLPFLCPRIEPPPGCDYGPWPYAPLAFKWVRVRSPKSRPGGTALIRYREQLVTMQPDQIVWQPYEADFGHLPEFCVAGRDTWTARVPLLCFCIVERHYPDRVLRQFGLAQQQPDDVFYEDRLHKIDLRGKVEKNWREEHGPYIISWEMRRQQLCHAPPQIGEMPRDHAYYVWYRPVTRKYVDRNSAKLDIMIQSHLALLAMLPEGSEAHNHVRRVLNNVVGLGRDPVANEEADNGHETEPTATEIPSTSAAPISTRTRAQRAIASPSTSAARGRGRPATASPSTSATRGRGMPATASPSTSAARGRGRRATTPRVVTSPEMPAPIPHSSPQLEVPPHIPDASLQPEVRSPSPPSQPNFDLGIDYNVTPPILPETPSYPPTSSTAPTPGLYLEHHYPPTASSSDPLGPPVGIDTVQPHTDVPNEHPPHQPSPPRGRPQRTRRAPTCGTGGHKIGHRGSSMHDDEPKDDAPQPPPPPKHYTRVKKRKIGEP